A single window of Nicotiana sylvestris chromosome 5, ASM39365v2, whole genome shotgun sequence DNA harbors:
- the LOC104224477 gene encoding ultraviolet-B receptor UVR8, whose protein sequence is MNGSEGEGSVKMEVVEKEKIVYMWGYLPGAVPQRSPLLSPVVVVRVPQSGNYSWKDVCGGGCGFAMAISDAGKLITWGSTDDLGQSYVTSGKHGEIPEPFPLPDEVSIVKAAACWAHCVAVTGNGEVYTWGWKECIPSGKVLGEPAVDKEVNDGQSSFLAQQVSPHPQGSRSTVGAVSGIETRAGEDSAKRRRVSSAKQQAESSSSGDEGLSALPCLVALNPGVRIVSVAAGGRHTLALSDIGQVWGWGYGGEGQLGLGSRIRMVSSPHPVPCIDSSSSLRKDRAMGLSHGCPGSEGQGLRVPGNYVKRIACGGRHSAVITDAGALLTFGWGLYGQCGQGSTDDELSPTCVSSLLGIRIESVAAGLWHTVCISADGDVYAFGGNQFGQLGTGAEQAETLPRLLDAPNLENMHVKVVSCGARHTAVVTDDSKVFCWGWNKYGQLGLGDVIDRNIPSQVSIDGHVPTNVACGWWHTLLLAESPT, encoded by the exons ATGAATGGAAGTGAAGGCGAAGGAAGTGTGAAAATGGAAGtagtagaaaaggagaaaatagtGTATATGTGGGGATATTTACCAGGAGCTGTGCCGCAGAGGTCACCTTTGTTGTCTCCAGTTGTTGTTGTTAGGGTTCCACAGTCAGGAAATTACTCATGGAAGGATGTTTGTGGTGGTGGCTGTGGATTTGCTATGGCCATTTCAG ATGCTGGGAAGCTCATTACATGGGGTTCAACGGATGATTTAGGACAAAGCTATGTGACATCAGGGAAACATGGG GAAATTCCGGAGCCTTTTCCCCTTCCTGATGAAGTTTCAATAGTAAAAGCGGCTGCCTGTTGGGCACATTGTGTTGCAGTTACAG GAAATGGAGAAGTGTATACATGGGGTTGGAAGGAATGCATTCCTTCTGGAAAGGTTCTTGGAGAGCCAGCTGTAGACAAGGAGGTAAACGATGGACAGAGTTCATTCCTGGCACAGCAAG TAAGCCCTCACCCCCAGGGATCGAGGTCCACGGTTGGAGCAGTATCTGGTATAGAGACTAGAGCTGGAGAGGATAGTGCAAAACGTAGACGGGTATCATCAGCTAAGCAACAAGCTGAGAGCTCATCCTCAGGTGATGAAGGTCTCTCAGCATTGCCATGTTTAGTCGCATTAAATCCAGGGGTACGGATTGTCAGTGTAGCAGCTGGTGGCCGGCATACACTGGCATTGTCAG aTATAGGACAAGTGTGGGGTTGGGGCTACGGAGGGGAAGGACAGCTTGGTCTAGGCTCCAGGATTCGAATGGTATCCTCCCCACATCCTGTGCCGTGCAttgattcttcttcttctctgcGAAAGGACAGAGCTATGGGCCTTTCTCATGGATGTCCGGGATCAGAGGGACAAGGCCTCAGAGTTCCAGGGAATTATGTCAAGAGAATTGCCTGCGGGGGCCGACACAGTGCAGTAATTACAG ATGCTGGAGCATTGTTAACTTTTGGTTGGGGATTGTATGGACAG TGTGGTCAGGGGAGTACAGATGATGAGCTAAGTCCGACGTGTGTATCTTCATTACTTGGCATCAGGATAGAAAGTGTAGCAGCAGGGCTCTGGCACACTGTTTGTATTTCTGCAGATGGTGATGTATATGCATTTGGAGGGAACCAATTTGGGCAGTTAGGCACTGGCGCCGAACAGGCTGAG ACACTACCTCGGCTCCTGGATGCTCCAAATTTGGAGAACATGCATGTGAAAGTTGTATCATGTGGAGCACGACATACTGCCGTAGTCACAG ATGATAGCAAAGTGTTCTGCTGGGGATGGAACAAGTATGGCCAG CTTGGACTGGGTGATGTGATTGATCGGAATATTCCATCCCAAGTCTCAATCGATGGTCATGTACCAACAAACGTCGCTTGTGGGTGGTGGCACACACTTCTACTAGCTGAATCACCTACTTGA